One Kitasatospora sp. MAP12-44 DNA segment encodes these proteins:
- a CDS encoding FAD-dependent monooxygenase, giving the protein MDTQTRSTHILSTQKTHSALVIGGGIAGPIAAMALQKAGIEATVHEAYPRTAEAVGAGLSLAPNGLDALDAIGLGDLVRPIGLPMTGIVLQDWAGRRLAEFGNPPGVPPMRFLLRADLYRALYDEAARRGVRIEHGKRLVGADETADGATAHFADGTRASADILIGTDGIRSTVRTLIDPAAPGPRYAGLLSLGGLVHRHHLPSTGGKMNMSFGKHAFFGYQIFDESPAVWFANLPHREPITTAEAQLTTPAEWLPILRATFAEDRTPAGQLIAATDPADLLVVGPMENMPRVPTWHRGRLVLVGDAAHAPSSSSGQGASLAIESAVQLARCLRDLPHDQAFARYEELRRPRVEKIITETTRKNSSKAAGPVGRVVNGLVLRAVGKLVKPEKSAWMFDHRIDWDAPVSA; this is encoded by the coding sequence ATGGACACCCAGACCCGTAGCACCCACATCCTCAGCACCCAGAAGACCCATAGCGCGCTGGTCATCGGCGGCGGCATCGCCGGCCCGATCGCCGCGATGGCCCTGCAGAAGGCCGGGATCGAGGCCACCGTCCACGAGGCCTACCCCCGCACCGCCGAAGCCGTCGGCGCCGGACTGAGCCTCGCCCCCAACGGCCTGGACGCCCTGGACGCGATCGGCCTCGGCGACCTGGTCCGGCCGATCGGCCTCCCGATGACCGGCATCGTGCTGCAGGACTGGGCCGGCCGCCGACTCGCCGAGTTCGGCAACCCGCCCGGAGTGCCACCGATGCGGTTCCTCTTGCGCGCCGACCTCTACCGCGCGCTCTACGACGAGGCCGCCCGCCGCGGCGTCCGCATCGAGCACGGCAAGCGCCTGGTCGGCGCGGACGAGACCGCCGACGGCGCGACCGCCCACTTCGCCGACGGGACGCGGGCGAGCGCCGACATCCTGATCGGCACGGACGGCATCCGCTCAACCGTGCGCACCTTGATCGACCCGGCCGCGCCCGGCCCCCGGTACGCCGGCCTACTGAGCCTCGGCGGCCTGGTGCACCGGCACCACCTGCCGTCCACGGGCGGCAAGATGAACATGAGCTTCGGCAAGCACGCTTTCTTCGGCTACCAGATCTTCGACGAGTCGCCGGCCGTCTGGTTCGCCAACCTGCCGCACCGCGAACCGATCACCACCGCCGAGGCCCAACTGACCACACCCGCCGAGTGGTTGCCGATCCTGCGCGCGACCTTCGCCGAAGACCGCACGCCGGCCGGGCAGTTGATCGCGGCCACCGACCCGGCCGACCTGCTGGTGGTCGGCCCGATGGAGAACATGCCGAGAGTGCCCACCTGGCACCGGGGCCGGCTGGTCCTGGTCGGCGACGCGGCCCACGCGCCCTCCTCCAGCTCCGGCCAGGGAGCCTCGCTCGCCATCGAGAGCGCCGTCCAACTGGCCCGCTGCCTACGCGACCTGCCGCACGACCAGGCGTTCGCCCGGTACGAGGAGTTGCGCCGCCCGCGCGTCGAGAAGATCATCACCGAGACCACCCGCAAGAACAGCAGCAAGGCCGCCGGCCCGGTCGGCCGCGTCGTCAACGGCCTGGTGCTGCGGGCGGTCGGCAAGCTGGTGAAGCCGGAGAAGTCGGCCTGGATGTTCGACCACCGGATCGACTGGGACGCCCCGGTCTCCGCCTGA
- a CDS encoding serine hydrolase domain-containing protein, with translation MASIDGERLLAVVSEHVGGGRVPGAVVGVVCGGQRFVGSVGAPAVDGAVPLAADAVFRISSLTKPLAAALTLMLVEDGELALDAPIERWIPELGGRRVLRRLDGPVEDTVPADRPITVDDLLTLRMGFGFVFDSPCPVFERAAAAGLGLGPPDPSVPLGPDAWVARFAELPLMHQPGAEWMYEFGYGVLGVLLARVGGQPLDRLLRERLLDPLGMVDTGFEVPAGARARLVTCYTPGDDGLEVFDGARDSRWHRRPAFPDARGGLVSTAPDYLRFARLLLDGGRYDGGRLLSERSVALMTTDRLGAGRARSRSEEAFLSAGAGWGYGVEVTPTRYGWGGGLGSTWYTYPGLDTAAVLLTQCLPPPEPLVGAFWSALGAMIGVRGRPAGT, from the coding sequence ATGGCGTCGATTGACGGGGAGCGTCTGCTGGCGGTGGTCTCCGAGCATGTGGGCGGTGGGCGTGTGCCCGGCGCGGTGGTGGGTGTGGTGTGCGGCGGGCAGCGGTTCGTCGGGAGCGTCGGCGCGCCGGCTGTCGACGGCGCGGTCCCGCTGGCGGCGGATGCGGTCTTCCGGATCTCCTCGCTGACCAAGCCGCTGGCGGCGGCGCTGACGCTGATGCTCGTCGAGGACGGGGAGTTGGCGCTCGACGCGCCGATCGAGCGGTGGATTCCCGAGCTCGGCGGCCGGCGGGTGCTGCGGCGCCTGGACGGGCCGGTCGAGGACACCGTCCCGGCGGATCGTCCGATCACGGTGGACGACCTGCTGACACTGCGGATGGGCTTCGGTTTCGTCTTCGACTCGCCGTGCCCGGTCTTCGAGCGCGCCGCGGCGGCGGGCCTCGGCCTGGGGCCGCCGGATCCGTCCGTCCCACTGGGCCCGGACGCGTGGGTGGCGCGGTTCGCCGAACTGCCGCTGATGCACCAGCCCGGGGCCGAGTGGATGTACGAGTTCGGCTACGGCGTGCTCGGCGTACTGCTGGCGCGGGTCGGCGGACAGCCGCTGGACCGGTTGCTGCGCGAGCGGCTGCTCGACCCGCTGGGGATGGTGGACACCGGTTTCGAGGTGCCGGCCGGGGCGCGTGCTCGGCTGGTCACCTGCTACACGCCCGGTGATGATGGCTTGGAGGTGTTCGACGGCGCGCGGGACAGCCGGTGGCACCGGCGGCCGGCGTTCCCGGACGCGCGCGGTGGACTCGTCTCGACCGCCCCCGACTACCTGCGGTTCGCGCGCCTGCTGCTGGACGGCGGGCGGTACGACGGGGGGCGCCTGCTCTCGGAGCGGTCGGTCGCGCTGATGACCACCGACCGGCTCGGCGCCGGGCGGGCGCGGTCGCGCTCGGAGGAGGCCTTCCTCAGCGCCGGCGCCGGCTGGGGCTACGGCGTCGAGGTCACCCCCACGCGGTACGGCTGGGGCGGCGGGCTCGGGTCCACCTGGTACACGTACCCGGGGCTCGATACAGCCGCCGTACTGCTGACCCAGTGCCTACCGCCGCCCGAGCCGCTGGTCGGCGCGTTCTGGTCGGCGCTGGGCGCCATGATCGGCGTGCGTGGGCGGCCCGCAGGAACGTGA
- a CDS encoding HAD domain-containing protein, with translation MVLRNWIGVVVVWMGDGWVVWWVGVLVSKPLLFLDVDGVLNPADPRPAADFDVHTLCGFRVLLSRRHGEWLRELAEVYELCWATTWEEDANVHIAPVLGLPVLPVVRFAGYRRQPGDPRVRLMELFSGAKWVPLLRYADGRPFAWVDDVMPFRLVRNSLVRRDRLLMAIDGGQGLERHHVERLLAKPPRRGRVRELAGRGRGGSGNRP, from the coding sequence GTGGTGCTGCGCAACTGGATTGGGGTGGTGGTCGTCTGGATGGGGGACGGGTGGGTTGTCTGGTGGGTGGGAGTACTTGTGTCGAAGCCGCTGCTGTTCCTTGATGTCGACGGGGTGCTCAACCCGGCTGATCCGCGTCCGGCGGCGGACTTCGATGTGCATACGCTCTGCGGGTTCAGGGTCCTGCTGTCGCGTCGACACGGGGAGTGGCTACGGGAGTTGGCGGAGGTGTACGAGCTCTGCTGGGCCACCACGTGGGAGGAGGACGCCAATGTTCACATCGCGCCGGTGCTGGGATTGCCGGTGCTGCCGGTGGTCCGGTTTGCCGGGTATCGGCGGCAGCCGGGGGATCCTCGGGTCCGGTTGATGGAGTTGTTCTCCGGGGCCAAGTGGGTGCCGTTGCTGCGGTATGCGGACGGGCGGCCGTTTGCGTGGGTCGACGATGTCATGCCGTTTCGGCTGGTGCGTAACTCGCTGGTGCGGCGGGATCGGCTGCTGATGGCGATCGATGGCGGGCAGGGGCTCGAACGGCACCACGTGGAACGGCTGTTGGCGAAACCGCCGCGGCGTGGACGGGTGCGGGAGCTGGCAGGACGGGGGCGAGGCGGGTCGGGGAACCGTCCGTGA
- a CDS encoding MmcQ/YjbR family DNA-binding protein — protein MTPDALKAACLELNGAEETFPFNPETSVFKVGGKIFALSALDGVPLRVSLKCDPEVAVRLRAQYPAITGGWHLNKRHWNTVTIDGSVPQRLLREMIEDSYDLIVAQLPRRQQLILDWPGART, from the coding sequence ATGACGCCCGATGCGCTCAAAGCCGCCTGCCTGGAACTCAACGGGGCCGAGGAGACCTTCCCGTTCAATCCGGAGACCTCGGTGTTCAAGGTCGGCGGGAAGATCTTCGCGCTCAGCGCGCTGGACGGTGTGCCGCTGCGGGTGAGCCTGAAGTGCGACCCTGAGGTGGCCGTGCGGCTGCGGGCGCAGTATCCGGCGATCACTGGCGGGTGGCACCTCAACAAGCGGCACTGGAACACGGTGACCATCGACGGCTCGGTTCCGCAGCGGCTGCTCCGGGAGATGATCGAGGACTCCTACGACCTGATCGTCGCCCAACTCCCGCGCCGCCAGCAGCTCATCCTCGACTGGCCGGGTGCCCGCACCTGA